The bacterium genome contains the following window.
TGAAAAAGAGCACGGCATTGATATTTTTGCCGATGGTTTTGTGCTGACTGTGGCTGAGATTCTTGCAAAATTGGAGAGATAGCACTGGATAAGATTTTCCTATACGACTACAAGTCCGGCAAACAGTATACCTTTAGTCAGTTGCTTGCAGATCTAAGTAGACTATCTGAAATTGAACGATATAGTTACAAGCAGGATTTATACGCGATATTTCTTACGATAGTTGCTGCCCATCTTCACAAAATCGATTTGGTAATATTGGACGGCGATTTTACTGCTGATGAGTTGAGCAAATTACGTATTGAGTCAGCTGTAATAGGGAAGAAGCAACAAGTAGTCCCTCTATCAATCGATTCAGTAGATAAGTTGATCAAAATCCTGACTGACAATCAATCCTGGCAATTGACCCTATTTACCTCTGGAACTACCGGCATTCCCAAGAGCATTACTCACACTTTCAGATCACTGACCCGGGCGGTACGTATTTCACCAAAGCATACTGATGATATTTGGGGTTTTGCATACAATCCAACACACATCGCCGGCTTGCAGGTATTTTATCAGGCCTTGCTAAACGGCAATATCTTGGTCAATCTCTTTAACGCTAGCCGGCATACTGTCCTGGACCTTATCAAATCCTTCCAAATCACCAATATTTCCGCGACCCCCACATTTTACCGGATGCTCCTACCCCTTACTGAAGTCTATCCTTCAGTAAAAAGATTGACTTCCGGCGGTGAAAAATTCGATGCTGGTTTAAGCGAGCAATTACTCTCCTCTTTCCAAAATGCCAGAATGCGAAATATCTATGCCTCCACAGAAGCCGGGACCATGTTAGAAGGGGCTGACGATACTTTTTTAATCAAAGATGAAAGCCTGTACCGTATTGTCGATAACGAGCTCTATGTACATCGTTCATTGCTTGGAGAAGGCGATTCGGCATTATTGGTAGATGATGAATGGTATCATACTGGTGATCTTGTCGAAATAATTCAGGAGAATCCTAAAAAGGTCCGCTTTCTTCACCGCAAGAATGAAATGATAAATGTTGGTGGCTACAAAGTAAATCCGCTAGAAGTGGAAGAAATTATCTGTATGCATCATGCGGTCAAGCAGGCCTTTGTCTATGGCAAGCCCAATACTCTCCTTGGCCATATTCTAATAGCCGATATAGTTGCTGAGGCCGGGCTGACAGAAAAAGAGATTCGGACGTTTCTGCAATCACGATTGCAGCTGTATAAAATACCTCGGATCGTAAATTTCGTAGATAACATAAGGCTTACACGGTCTGGAAAACTCAAGAGAACATAAAGGAAATTTCATTGAAAAATATACTGGTCACAGGTATTAAACAAGGCCTTGGGCTGCAAGTCACCAAAGCATTACTCGAGCAGAACTACAAGGTTTTTGGCGTAGCTTTAGACAACAATGCGGACTTGGATGGCTTGAAAAAAGAATATAGAGATAGACTGATTATAATCATTACGGACCTGGCTGATATTGAGGGCTCTATCGAAAGTATTTTTACCCGGACATTAGGGTTCCACACTCCTCTCCATGGCTTTGTGAATAACGCCGCTATCGCCTATGATGATATTATCAGCAATCTCAATTACGAACCTTTGCAGCGCATGTATCAAATAAATGTATTCTCTCCGTTCATGTTGACCAAGCATGTTATTCGCAACATGCTTCTGCATAATATCCAGGGTTCCATTGTGCATATCTCTTCCATAAGTGTGCATACCGGCTATAAAGGATTGGCGATGTATGCGTCTACGAAGGGAGCTCTTGAGGCTTTTTCCAGGACGACTGCCCGAGAATGGGGGGAACGCGGCATACGCAGCAAC
Protein-coding sequences here:
- a CDS encoding fatty acid--CoA ligase family protein — its product is MVILDGDFTADELSKLRIESAVIGKKQQVVPLSIDSVDKLIKILTDNQSWQLTLFTSGTTGIPKSITHTFRSLTRAVRISPKHTDDIWGFAYNPTHIAGLQVFYQALLNGNILVNLFNASRHTVLDLIKSFQITNISATPTFYRMLLPLTEVYPSVKRLTSGGEKFDAGLSEQLLSSFQNARMRNIYASTEAGTMLEGADDTFLIKDESLYRIVDNELYVHRSLLGEGDSALLVDDEWYHTGDLVEIIQENPKKVRFLHRKNEMINVGGYKVNPLEVEEIICMHHAVKQAFVYGKPNTLLGHILIADIVAEAGLTEKEIRTFLQSRLQLYKIPRIVNFVDNIRLTRSGKLKRT
- a CDS encoding SDR family oxidoreductase, whose amino-acid sequence is MKNILVTGIKQGLGLQVTKALLEQNYKVFGVALDNNADLDGLKKEYRDRLIIIITDLADIEGSIESIFTRTLGFHTPLHGFVNNAAIAYDDIISNLNYEPLQRMYQINVFSPFMLTKHVIRNMLLHNIQGSIVHISSISVHTGYKGLAMYASTKGALEAFSRTTAREWGERGIRSNCLVAGFMETGMSAPLSTAQKDRIFKRTSLKKPTELASVANMVEYLLSDKSRSVTGSNVFVDSGTI